The Microbacterium oleivorans genome contains the following window.
GCCACCGTTTCCGGGTCACCGGACGGCGGTCGAGGTGCGGCAGCATCAGCGGCGCGATCCGCGAGACGTAGTCGATGACCTCGCCCTTGGTCGTGCCCGTCTGCGGATACAGCACCTTGTCGAGGTTCGACAGGCGCAGGCGCCGACCGTCGACGCGCACCGTCTGTTCCCCTGCCATGGCGACAGGGTATTGCGCCACCCGCTGGTGGCGCGCGGTGGTTGCGGTGTGTACTGCCTTCATGAGATCGATCTGGAAAGGCGCCCTGACCTTCGGGCTCGTCAACGTGCCGGTGAAGGTCTACTCGGCGACCGAGGACCACGACGTCCCGCTTCATCAGGTGCACAACGCCGACGGCGGCCGCATCCGTTATCAGCGCATCTGCGAGATCGACGGCGAGGTCGTGCCGTACGCCGACATCGACCGCGCCTACGACGACGGTGAGCGCACCGTCGTGCTCACGAAGGATGATCTCGCCTCCCTGCCGTCCGAGCGCAGCCGCGAGATCGACGTCGTGGAGTTCGTGCCGAGCGATCAGATCGATCTGCTCACGCTCGACAAGGCCTACTACCTGGAGCCGGACTCGTCGTCTCCGAAGTCCTACGTCCTGTTGCGCAAGACGCTCGAGCAGACGGACCGCACCGCGATCGTGCGCTTCTCGCTGCGGCAGAAGACGCGACTCGCGGCCCTCCGCGTGCGCGATGACGTCCTCGTGCTGCAGACGCTGCTGTGGGCCGACGAGGTGCGCGAGGCCGCGTTCCCGTCGCTCGACGAGTCGGTGCGCATCTCGGCCAAGGAGCTGGAACTGTC
Protein-coding sequences here:
- the ku gene encoding non-homologous end joining protein Ku, coding for MRSIWKGALTFGLVNVPVKVYSATEDHDVPLHQVHNADGGRIRYQRICEIDGEVVPYADIDRAYDDGERTVVLTKDDLASLPSERSREIDVVEFVPSDQIDLLTLDKAYYLEPDSSSPKSYVLLRKTLEQTDRTAIVRFSLRQKTRLAALRVRDDVLVLQTLLWADEVREAAFPSLDESVRISAKELELSASLVESFSSDFDPASFTDEYQAELRTLIDAKLEQGDALDTSETFGEQAEKEGGEVIDLMEALRASVERSRAARGASGSGAASATRAGSTATGDHASDETPAQKASGKKASSKKSANATPTGEKAREKKAPGRKSAKAS